One genomic window of Conger conger chromosome 7, fConCon1.1, whole genome shotgun sequence includes the following:
- the esama gene encoding endothelial cell adhesion molecule a isoform X2, with amino-acid sequence MMSTSNTASFNEPRLCTTNYGDAELIVPHANIEVINGQNVVLQAWYIASSNISGNTITWNFHSNSSSSVISHVGGKPSNGGPQFMRRVRFVAAMPNSNVSILINNTRENDSGRYACSVIIPGGISFTEEIALTVNVPPSPPVCRLTGKPVLKGNVTLSCKSTAGKPVPMYKWSKTSPVTEFFFSPMLDEKEGMLRLNNLTKNMTGKYVCTARNTAGSETCFINLEVNTSTSAGVIAGATVGTLVGVLVLVLIFFFILKRRRDNEDDMANDIKEDAQAPKRVSWAKSGTGSDIISKNGTLSSIATNNHPRDHLYPHHPASDTASVITATGSTMGYRPRPGAEPSPLQGLPGYHPSASLPRVPLGPPGPPSTNGSSSLHRPEPAQAQAQAQAPRPPLVATNVTSANIARMGGVPIMVPAQNQAGSLV; translated from the exons GTGATGCAGAACTGATTGTACCGCACGCAAATATTGAAGTCATCAACGGTCAAAATGTGGTTCTACAGGCCTGGTATATAGCCTCGTCTAACATCAGTGGAAACACAATCACCTGGAACTTCCATTCCAATAGTTCCTCTTCG GTCATTTCTCACGTAGGGGGCAAACCGAGTAATGGCGGCCCGCAGTTCATGAGGCGGGTGAGGTTTGTTGCAGCCATGCCCAACAGCAACGTGTCCATCCTCATCAACAACACCAGGGAGAATGACTCGGGCCGCTACGCCTGCAGCGTCATCATTCCAGGAGGAATTTCCTTCACCGAGGAAATCGCGCTCACCGTCAATG TTCCTCCCTCACCACCGGTGTGCAGACTGACAGGGAAGCCTGTGCTGAAGGGGAACGTTACCCTGAGCTGCAAATCCACAGCCGGCAAACCTGTCCCAATGTACAAGTGGAGTAAGACCTCCCCAGTGACCGAGTTCTTCTTCTCCCCTATGCTGG ACGAGAAAGAGGGCATGCTCAGACTGAACAATCTCACCAAGAACATGACGGGGAAATATGTGTGCACAGCAAGAAACACTGCAGGCTCAGAGACCTGCTTCATTAATCTGGAGGTCAACACCT CCACCAGTGCCGGGGTGATCGCTGGGGCGACAGTGGGCACGTTGGTGGGGGTTCTGGTCCTGGTCCTCATCTTCTTCTTCATTCTCAAGAGACGGAGAGACAACGAGGACGACATGGCCAACGACATCAA GGAGGACGCTCAGGCTCCCAAGCGCGTCTCGTGGGCCAAGAGCGGCACGGGCTCAGACATCATCTCCAAAAACGGCACCCTGTCCTCCATCGCTACCAACAACCACCCGCGGGACCACCTGTACCCTCACCACCCGGCCTCGGACACCGCCTCCGTCATTACGGCCACGGGCAGCACCATGGGCTACCGGCCCCGCCCTGGAGCGGAGCCCAGCCCTCTGCAGGGTCTGCCGGGCTACCACCCCAGTGCCAGCCTGCCCCGCGTACCCCTCGGGCCCCCCGGACCCCCCAGCACCAACGGGTCCAGCTCCCTGCACAGACCCGAGCCcgcccaggcccaggcccaggcccaggccccGAGACCGCCCCTCGTGGCCACCAACGTCACCTCCGCCAACATCGCCCGCATGGGAGGGGTGCCCATCATGGTGCCTGCCCAAAACCAGGCCGGCTCTCTGGTGTAG
- the esama gene encoding endothelial cell adhesion molecule a isoform X1, with amino-acid sequence MEIATSRKLGILLPLFLWIFPGDAELIVPHANIEVINGQNVVLQAWYIASSNISGNTITWNFHSNSSSSVISHVGGKPSNGGPQFMRRVRFVAAMPNSNVSILINNTRENDSGRYACSVIIPGGISFTEEIALTVNVPPSPPVCRLTGKPVLKGNVTLSCKSTAGKPVPMYKWSKTSPVTEFFFSPMLDEKEGMLRLNNLTKNMTGKYVCTARNTAGSETCFINLEVNTSTSAGVIAGATVGTLVGVLVLVLIFFFILKRRRDNEDDMANDIKEDAQAPKRVSWAKSGTGSDIISKNGTLSSIATNNHPRDHLYPHHPASDTASVITATGSTMGYRPRPGAEPSPLQGLPGYHPSASLPRVPLGPPGPPSTNGSSSLHRPEPAQAQAQAQAPRPPLVATNVTSANIARMGGVPIMVPAQNQAGSLV; translated from the exons GTGATGCAGAACTGATTGTACCGCACGCAAATATTGAAGTCATCAACGGTCAAAATGTGGTTCTACAGGCCTGGTATATAGCCTCGTCTAACATCAGTGGAAACACAATCACCTGGAACTTCCATTCCAATAGTTCCTCTTCG GTCATTTCTCACGTAGGGGGCAAACCGAGTAATGGCGGCCCGCAGTTCATGAGGCGGGTGAGGTTTGTTGCAGCCATGCCCAACAGCAACGTGTCCATCCTCATCAACAACACCAGGGAGAATGACTCGGGCCGCTACGCCTGCAGCGTCATCATTCCAGGAGGAATTTCCTTCACCGAGGAAATCGCGCTCACCGTCAATG TTCCTCCCTCACCACCGGTGTGCAGACTGACAGGGAAGCCTGTGCTGAAGGGGAACGTTACCCTGAGCTGCAAATCCACAGCCGGCAAACCTGTCCCAATGTACAAGTGGAGTAAGACCTCCCCAGTGACCGAGTTCTTCTTCTCCCCTATGCTGG ACGAGAAAGAGGGCATGCTCAGACTGAACAATCTCACCAAGAACATGACGGGGAAATATGTGTGCACAGCAAGAAACACTGCAGGCTCAGAGACCTGCTTCATTAATCTGGAGGTCAACACCT CCACCAGTGCCGGGGTGATCGCTGGGGCGACAGTGGGCACGTTGGTGGGGGTTCTGGTCCTGGTCCTCATCTTCTTCTTCATTCTCAAGAGACGGAGAGACAACGAGGACGACATGGCCAACGACATCAA GGAGGACGCTCAGGCTCCCAAGCGCGTCTCGTGGGCCAAGAGCGGCACGGGCTCAGACATCATCTCCAAAAACGGCACCCTGTCCTCCATCGCTACCAACAACCACCCGCGGGACCACCTGTACCCTCACCACCCGGCCTCGGACACCGCCTCCGTCATTACGGCCACGGGCAGCACCATGGGCTACCGGCCCCGCCCTGGAGCGGAGCCCAGCCCTCTGCAGGGTCTGCCGGGCTACCACCCCAGTGCCAGCCTGCCCCGCGTACCCCTCGGGCCCCCCGGACCCCCCAGCACCAACGGGTCCAGCTCCCTGCACAGACCCGAGCCcgcccaggcccaggcccaggcccaggccccGAGACCGCCCCTCGTGGCCACCAACGTCACCTCCGCCAACATCGCCCGCATGGGAGGGGTGCCCATCATGGTGCCTGCCCAAAACCAGGCCGGCTCTCTGGTGTAG
- the fez1 gene encoding fasciculation and elongation protein zeta-1 isoform X1: MEAPLVCLDEEFDDLRPCRVGEQEQEQEPLRPYGNAPLTREDFSELENFSEMMSFKSMEDLVNEFDEKLNVCFHNYDTKTEGLAPVRNQSHTEEDEERLQDEDVWDALTDNYLPSSGSSWDTPNSEVLNGNLSDQEIHEREEEEMNERNENANCLGEEPLITADQVTATATAVGWPQSCVTAVEVIEEIVEMMENSPDPGETEEEEEVEVDSGHSSPQSNPSLLEEIRALSLASNNNCSYEGLSLMPSTTLAELLSRVEAAIRQYSEELVTQLARREELEFEKEVKNTFITALMEVQNRQKEQREISKRRRRDKGLSLQGAVRPEKPGTMPVKRFSMEGISNILQTGIRQTFGNSGTDKQYLNTVIPFEKKGTPPTVEDLQMLTKILYAMKENSEKVPTLLTDYILKVLCPT, translated from the exons ATGGAGGCCCCGCTGGTGTGCCTGGATGAGGAGTTTGACGACCTGCGGCCGTGTAGGGTgggggagcaggagcaggagcaggagcccCTGCGTCCCTACGGCAATGCCCCACTCACCAGGGAGGACTTCTCAGAGCTGGAGAACTTCTCAGAGATGATGAGCTTCAAGTCCATGGAGGACCTGGTCAACGAGTTTGACGAGAAGCTCAACGTGTGTTTCCACAACTACGACACCAAGACAGAGGGGCTGGCCCCAGTGCGCAACCAGTCCCAcacagaggaggatgaggagcgGCTGCAGGATGAAGA TGTGTGGGATGCGCTGACTGACAACTACCTGCCCTCCTCTGGGTCCAGCTGGGACACCCCAAACTCGGAGGTGCTGAACGGGAATCTGTCAGATCAGGAG aTCCAcgagagggaagaggaggaaaTGAACGAGAGGAACGAGAACGCAAACTGCCTGGGCGAGGAGCCGCTCATCACGGCTGATCAGGTGACCGCGACTGCAACCGCTGTGGGGTGGCCACAGAGCTGTGTCACTGCGGTCGAG GTGATCGAGGAGATTGTGGAGATGATGGAGAATTCTCCGGACCCGGGGGAgacggaggaggaagaggaagtagAAGTGGACAGCGGGCACTCCTCGCCCCAGTCCAACCCTTCCCTGCTGGAGGAGATCAGAGCCCTATCCCTGGCTTCAAACAACAACTGCTCCTACGAAG GCCTGAGTCTGATGCCCAGCACCACGCTGGCGGAGCTGCTGAGTCGGGTGGAGGCCGCTATCCGGCAGTACTCAGAGGAGCTGGTGACGCAGCTGGCCCGGCGCGAGGAGCTGGAGTTCGAGAAGGAGGTGAAGAACACCTTCATCACGGCCCTGATGGAGGTGCAGAACAGGCAGAAGGAGCAGAGGGAGATCAGCAAGCGTCGGCGCCGGGACAAGGGCCTGAGCCTGCAGGGGGCCGTTCGCCCCGAGAAGCCCGGGACCATGCCCGTGAAG CGCTTCAGCATGGAGGGTATTTCCAACATTCTGCAGACTGGGATCAGACAGACATTTGGGAACTCAGGGACAGACAAACAG TATCTGAACACAGTGATTCCATTTGAAAAGAAAGGGACCCCTCCCACGGTGGAGGACCTCCAGATGCTGACAAAAA TTCTTTATGCAATGAAAGAAAACAGTGAGAAGGTGCCAACATTGCTAACTGACTACATTCTAAAAG TGCTCTGCCCTACCTAA
- the fez1 gene encoding fasciculation and elongation protein zeta-1 isoform X2: MEAPLVCLDEEFDDLRPCRVGEQEQEQEPLRPYGNAPLTREDFSELENFSEMMSFKSMEDLVNEFDEKLNVCFHNYDTKTEGLAPVRNQSHTEEDEERLQDEDVWDALTDNYLPSSGSSWDTPNSEVLNGNLSDQEIHEREEEEMNERNENANCLGEEPLITADQVIEEIVEMMENSPDPGETEEEEEVEVDSGHSSPQSNPSLLEEIRALSLASNNNCSYEGLSLMPSTTLAELLSRVEAAIRQYSEELVTQLARREELEFEKEVKNTFITALMEVQNRQKEQREISKRRRRDKGLSLQGAVRPEKPGTMPVKRFSMEGISNILQTGIRQTFGNSGTDKQYLNTVIPFEKKGTPPTVEDLQMLTKILYAMKENSEKVPTLLTDYILKVLCPT, from the exons ATGGAGGCCCCGCTGGTGTGCCTGGATGAGGAGTTTGACGACCTGCGGCCGTGTAGGGTgggggagcaggagcaggagcaggagcccCTGCGTCCCTACGGCAATGCCCCACTCACCAGGGAGGACTTCTCAGAGCTGGAGAACTTCTCAGAGATGATGAGCTTCAAGTCCATGGAGGACCTGGTCAACGAGTTTGACGAGAAGCTCAACGTGTGTTTCCACAACTACGACACCAAGACAGAGGGGCTGGCCCCAGTGCGCAACCAGTCCCAcacagaggaggatgaggagcgGCTGCAGGATGAAGA TGTGTGGGATGCGCTGACTGACAACTACCTGCCCTCCTCTGGGTCCAGCTGGGACACCCCAAACTCGGAGGTGCTGAACGGGAATCTGTCAGATCAGGAG aTCCAcgagagggaagaggaggaaaTGAACGAGAGGAACGAGAACGCAAACTGCCTGGGCGAGGAGCCGCTCATCACGGCTGATCAG GTGATCGAGGAGATTGTGGAGATGATGGAGAATTCTCCGGACCCGGGGGAgacggaggaggaagaggaagtagAAGTGGACAGCGGGCACTCCTCGCCCCAGTCCAACCCTTCCCTGCTGGAGGAGATCAGAGCCCTATCCCTGGCTTCAAACAACAACTGCTCCTACGAAG GCCTGAGTCTGATGCCCAGCACCACGCTGGCGGAGCTGCTGAGTCGGGTGGAGGCCGCTATCCGGCAGTACTCAGAGGAGCTGGTGACGCAGCTGGCCCGGCGCGAGGAGCTGGAGTTCGAGAAGGAGGTGAAGAACACCTTCATCACGGCCCTGATGGAGGTGCAGAACAGGCAGAAGGAGCAGAGGGAGATCAGCAAGCGTCGGCGCCGGGACAAGGGCCTGAGCCTGCAGGGGGCCGTTCGCCCCGAGAAGCCCGGGACCATGCCCGTGAAG CGCTTCAGCATGGAGGGTATTTCCAACATTCTGCAGACTGGGATCAGACAGACATTTGGGAACTCAGGGACAGACAAACAG TATCTGAACACAGTGATTCCATTTGAAAAGAAAGGGACCCCTCCCACGGTGGAGGACCTCCAGATGCTGACAAAAA TTCTTTATGCAATGAAAGAAAACAGTGAGAAGGTGCCAACATTGCTAACTGACTACATTCTAAAAG TGCTCTGCCCTACCTAA